The Spiroplasma citri genomic sequence TCTTTAATTTCTTTTAAAGCTTGGTCTAATCCACTTCAACCATTAATTTTAACTTCTTTTTTTTGTAATGTTTTATATTGTAAAAAGAAAGTTTCAATTTCATTTCGTATTGCTAATGGAACATCTTCTAAAGTTTGAATATGATTAAAACGAGGATCATCTCCCATAACAGCCATTAATTTTGTGTCAATTTCACCGTTATCAATCATATTAATTGTTCCTAAAATACGAACATTAATTTGACAGCCAGGAATTGTTGGATAAGTGCTTAATGAGATTACATCAAGGGGGTCGCCATCTCAATCTAATGTATTTTCAATAAAACCATATTCTCCTGGATAAAAATTAGCACCATATAAAACACGATCTAAAACGATTCGTCCTGTTTTAAGATCGTATTCATATTTATGACCAGACCCCTTAGGGATTTCAACGATAATTGGTAAAACATTATTTTTACTCATTATTTTTCTTCCTTTCATTAATTTCCTAATTATTAATATAGCATAGAAAGGCAAATAATGTTATGCCTTTTTAATCCTTTTCATTTTTTTGTAGTAATATTAAACAGAATTATTGTGTTATATTCGGGAAAATAAAAGATAATTATTATTTTTATGCCAATTATAAATTTAAATAAAGTAAGAATTATATTATATACTAACACATTTTTAATAAAACTATTAAATTATTTTTATTTATTTTAAAAAAATGAAAAATTTTGGTAATTTGCTCAATTTAGGTATACAATGAAAGTAAGAAAGAAGGCTATGAAGAAACAAATAAAATTGTATTAAAAAATGTATCAAATTACCAACTTATCAAACTTATAAAAAATAAAAAATTGATAAATTAGGAGGCCAATTACTATGAATACATTAAAATACATTACATTAGTAGGACTTGCAACAACACCTGCTGTGACTGCAACTTAATTACCAATCTTAGAAACCAATAGCAATATTGCTATTTCATCAAATAGTTTGTTACAAGATGCGGCCACTATTGAACAAAAAGCTGCGAAAGCTATTGCTAATCAACTTCGTATGGAACCAGCAGATGGATCATCATTAAAAGAAGGACAAAAATTAAATGAAGCAAAAGAAGTAATTTTCAAACACATTGATGGAGTTAAAATTGATTCCATCGCTTCAATTGAAAATGACCTGGATGCTAGAGAAATTACTAATGCTATTATGAACATCACTGTTGGCAATATAGAAATTCCAAATGGAGATACTAAACTTTTAAAAGCTGGATATCAAAAAATAACAATTAATCTAAAAATTAATGAAACAAATAATATTATGTCTATAATCTTAGTTAATGTTAAAGCATTTGAAGTTTTAATAAACAGTAAAAATAATTAGAATAAAATTAATGCTAAAATTGCTTCATATAAATTGTATGAAGCAATTTATTTAATTATTAAAAAAGAAAAAGGAGATCAATTAAATTATGTGTAAATTAATTAAATGCCTTACATTAGCAGGATTTTTAACTGGACCTATTGTTACAACGACTTCATTACCAAGTTTCAATTCAAATCAAGAAGTTTTTAAAGATTTCAATTATGATTGTGGATTAGAAGCAATTGCTTTAACTTATATTAAAGAAGCAGTTAGTGAAATTGAATCAGTTGATGGATCAAGTTTACATGCCGGACAAAGTTACGATACTGCTTTTCAATTATTATGAGTTGCAATTGAACAATCAAAAATTAAAGCAATAGAAAAAGCAAACAATATTGGTGATAAAAAAGTTAGAGAAGAAATTATTACATTAATAAACAGCTTAAAAGATAATGGTGATGCAAAAATCATTGAAAAAACTGCTGTTTTAAGAACAGGAAATAATGAAATCTTAATGGATTTATACCTTGGTTCTGCAAAAGATACAGTACACATTATATTATATAGTGTTCAATTGTCACAAGACCCTGATACATTTTTGGTTCAAGTTCTTAATAAAGGAATGGCTTATGGTTCAGAATTGAGAGCAAAACAAAAATTAGAAGCCGGCATTACCTTACTTATGAAGCTTTATTGATAGCAATAAAAAAGATGCAATAGAGGCAATAACAAACAGAGAAGATATTAAAAATATTAAAATTAAAGAAAAACTTGTTAATTTAGTAAAAGAGTTATCTAGTGAAAACTTAACAATTGCAAAAACTAATAAAACTAAAATTTTAATTGAAGGATTTAATAGCATTATAGTTACTATAAATTTTCCTAAAAATGAATACAATGCAACAATCAAACTAGGAAATGTTAAACCTGAAACAGAATAAATTGTTGGATATAAAATGCTTTGTATATAATTTATACAAAGCATTTTATATCCAACCTAATAATTTTTATAGTTAGTTTTTACTTTGCTATATTTTAAAAATAATTTATAATTAAATAAGGTGATAATATGCAGACAAAAATAAAAGATTTATTTTACTTAGATACAAAAAGAGTTGTTGCAATGGCAATTGTGATTGCTTTATATGTTTTATTGTCATGATTAAGTAAAATAATGAATTTGACAGTTTTTCCAGTTGCTTCGTTTTTGAAAATTGAATTAACTGATTTTTTAATGTTATTAGCTCTTCGTTTGTTTGGTATTATTTATGCTACTTTTTTAACTATTAGTGTTAGTTGGTTAAGAATTGTTTACTTAGCTGATACTCCAATTGCTGTATTTGCTTTAATGTTATCTGATTTAATCTTTTTATTAGTTTTTTGATTAGGTGATAACTTTTTCCGAAAAGGAATTAATCGCTTGTTTAAAAATAATTTTTCAAAAAAAACTGATTATTTAATTACAACAATAAATGTTGGATTAGCAACAATTACTGTTTCATTTGTAATGGC encodes the following:
- a CDS encoding inorganic diphosphatase: MSKNNVLPIIVEIPKGSGHKYEYDLKTGRIVLDRVLYGANFYPGEYGFIENTLDWDGDPLDVISLSTYPTIPGCQINVRILGTINMIDNGEIDTKLMAVMGDDPRFNHIQTLEDVPLAIRNEIETFFLQYKTLQKKEVKINGWSGLDQALKEIKECQERYLEYKDILETKGKDAVMKIWKEKGLGQI
- a CDS encoding ECF transporter S component — protein: MQTKIKDLFYLDTKRVVAMAIVIALYVLLSWLSKIMNLTVFPVASFLKIELTDFLMLLALRLFGIIYATFLTISVSWLRIVYLADTPIAVFALMLSDLIFLLVFWLGDNFFRKGINRLFKNNFSKKTDYLITTINVGLATITVSFVMALFNWLFIYDMYAHFLNLSREIVQGFKSILVPIIIPFNLLKFTINSIVFILIYRAVIHLQKQFIIIKPRKEVTEALHDYNIIDEIYF